The following proteins come from a genomic window of Pararhodobacter sp.:
- a CDS encoding acyl-CoA dehydrogenase, whose translation MTLKAKDAPDLNRFNWEDPFSLETQLTEEERMLRDAAKAYAQDKLQPRAIAAYRDAETDPAIFREMGDMGLLGVTIPEEYGGIGASYVSYGLIAREVERVDSGFRSMMSVQSSLVMYPIYAYGSEEQRKKYLPKLASGEWIGCFGLTEPDAGSDPSGMKTTARKTASGYVLSGSKMWISNSPIADVFVVWAKSEAHGGKIRGFVLDKGTKGLSAPKIGGKLSLRASITGEIVMDGVEVGEDALLPNVEGLKGPFGCLNRARYGISWGVLGAAEFCMEAARQYGLDRKQFGKPLAQTQLHQLKLANMLTDISLGLQASLRVGRLLDEAQAAPEMISIIKRNNCGKALDIARMSRDMHGGNGISEEFQIMRHMVNLETVNTYEGTHDVHALIIGRAITGLQAFF comes from the coding sequence ATGACCCTGAAAGCCAAAGACGCCCCCGACCTGAACCGTTTCAACTGGGAAGACCCCTTCTCCTTGGAAACCCAACTCACCGAAGAAGAGCGCATGCTGCGTGACGCGGCAAAGGCCTATGCCCAGGACAAGCTGCAGCCGCGCGCGATTGCCGCCTATCGCGATGCCGAAACCGACCCGGCGATCTTTCGGGAAATGGGTGATATGGGCCTGCTGGGGGTCACGATCCCCGAGGAATACGGCGGCATCGGTGCCTCGTATGTGTCTTACGGCCTGATTGCGCGTGAAGTGGAGCGCGTCGACAGCGGCTTTCGGTCGATGATGTCGGTGCAAAGCTCGCTGGTCATGTATCCGATCTACGCATACGGGTCCGAGGAGCAGCGCAAGAAATACCTGCCGAAATTGGCAAGCGGCGAATGGATTGGCTGCTTTGGCCTGACGGAACCCGACGCGGGCAGCGATCCGTCAGGGATGAAAACCACGGCCAGGAAAACGGCCTCGGGTTACGTTCTTTCTGGCTCGAAAATGTGGATTTCAAACAGCCCGATTGCCGATGTCTTCGTCGTCTGGGCCAAGTCTGAAGCCCATGGCGGCAAGATCCGCGGATTTGTGCTCGACAAGGGAACCAAGGGGCTTTCGGCACCGAAAATCGGCGGAAAACTGTCGTTGCGGGCCAGCATCACCGGCGAAATCGTGATGGATGGCGTTGAAGTTGGCGAGGACGCGCTGCTGCCCAACGTCGAGGGCCTCAAAGGACCGTTCGGCTGTCTGAACCGGGCGCGGTATGGCATCAGCTGGGGCGTTCTGGGCGCCGCCGAGTTCTGCATGGAGGCCGCGCGGCAATACGGGCTGGATCGCAAGCAATTTGGCAAACCTCTGGCGCAAACGCAATTGCACCAGCTCAAGCTTGCCAACATGCTGACCGATATCTCCCTGGGTCTGCAGGCAAGCCTGCGCGTCGGGCGGCTGCTGGATGAGGCGCAGGCGGCCCCTGAGATGATCTCGATCATCAAGCGCAACAACTGCGGCAAGGCGCTGGATATCGCCCGGATGTCGCGCGACATGCACGGCGGCAACGGTATCTCGGAAGAGTTCCAGATCATGCGCCACATGGTGAACCTGGAGACCGTGAACACCTATGAGGGCACGCATGACGTTCATGCCCTGATCATTGGCCGTGCCATCACGGGTCTGCAGGCGTTCTTTTAA
- a CDS encoding hydantoinase B/oxoprolinase family protein: protein MAQSNVDPITLSVVRGVLETTQREMTMALEQTARSSVFNLAHDYSTALFNHTPEMILQGQDIPIHLGSLIPAMKNVAKFFEGDIHEGDLMLHNDPAYGGSHIIDTCMYYPVFYEGELVFWTVCKGHLTDIGGPVPAGYNPDAKEIYAEGLRIPPIKLWDKGVPRNDILNMLLTNMRARRDQEGDFNALIGACKVGARSLVRLMDKYGKEVVQECIEELLTMANNHMNSLIAQVPDGTYSGTAVLEDAGHGFGDFDITATVTITGDRCHIAIESPPQVPYFINSYEGNSYSGVYLGLMMFAQLPPPYNEGLYRNVTVDMGKKGSLCNAQSPAPHMNCTTTPMETLTDAVRLAFEQAAPDKVSASWGHANGCNIAGWDTRHDEEYVTMVLASIISGAGATASQDGWHACGPECCFGALTSGDIEMLEHSYPIIIHEYGLMEDSGGAGKFRGGSGTRWAVEPLNRDMSLITFGEGRRIPAMGAAGAKSAMVHKKVGRLEITRNGATEIITKNVIETIKPGEIAANMNPGGGGFGNAFERSVHHVVEDIRNGLVSIEGAKLDYGVIIADPETLTVDEAATAKARAAA, encoded by the coding sequence ATGGCGCAAAGTAATGTAGATCCCATCACCCTTTCGGTGGTGCGAGGCGTTCTGGAAACCACGCAGCGCGAGATGACGATGGCGCTCGAACAGACGGCGCGCAGCTCGGTTTTCAACCTGGCGCACGACTATTCCACGGCGCTGTTCAATCATACGCCCGAGATGATCCTGCAGGGTCAGGACATTCCGATCCACCTGGGATCGTTGATCCCGGCGATGAAAAACGTGGCCAAGTTCTTTGAAGGGGACATCCACGAAGGCGATTTGATGCTGCACAACGACCCGGCCTATGGCGGCAGCCACATCATCGACACCTGCATGTATTATCCGGTGTTCTATGAGGGCGAACTGGTGTTCTGGACCGTGTGCAAAGGCCACCTGACCGACATCGGCGGCCCGGTGCCCGCCGGCTACAACCCGGACGCGAAAGAAATCTACGCCGAGGGCCTGCGCATCCCGCCGATCAAGCTGTGGGACAAGGGTGTTCCGCGCAACGACATCCTGAACATGCTGCTGACCAACATGCGCGCGCGCCGTGATCAGGAGGGCGATTTCAACGCCCTGATCGGTGCCTGCAAAGTCGGTGCGCGCAGCCTGGTCCGGTTGATGGACAAATACGGCAAGGAGGTTGTTCAGGAGTGCATCGAAGAGCTGCTGACCATGGCCAACAACCATATGAACAGCCTGATTGCCCAAGTGCCTGACGGCACCTATTCCGGCACCGCGGTTCTTGAGGATGCGGGCCACGGGTTCGGTGATTTCGACATCACGGCAACCGTCACGATCACCGGCGACCGCTGCCACATCGCGATCGAAAGCCCGCCGCAGGTGCCGTATTTCATCAACTCGTATGAGGGGAACAGCTATTCGGGCGTTTACCTTGGCCTGATGATGTTCGCGCAACTGCCGCCGCCCTATAACGAGGGGCTCTATCGCAACGTGACCGTGGACATGGGCAAGAAGGGGAGCCTTTGCAACGCGCAAAGCCCCGCACCGCATATGAACTGCACCACGACGCCCATGGAAACCCTGACCGACGCGGTTCGATTGGCCTTCGAGCAGGCCGCGCCAGACAAGGTTTCGGCCAGCTGGGGCCATGCCAACGGCTGCAACATTGCCGGATGGGACACGCGGCACGACGAGGAATATGTGACGATGGTGCTGGCCTCGATCATCTCGGGGGCAGGGGCTACGGCCAGCCAGGATGGCTGGCACGCCTGCGGGCCGGAGTGCTGTTTCGGGGCGCTGACCTCGGGCGATATCGAGATGCTCGAGCATTCCTATCCGATCATCATCCACGAATATGGCCTGATGGAAGATTCGGGTGGTGCCGGCAAATTCCGTGGCGGCTCGGGCACCCGTTGGGCTGTTGAACCGCTCAACCGCGATATGTCGTTGATCACCTTCGGCGAAGGCCGTCGTATTCCGGCGATGGGCGCTGCGGGGGCGAAATCGGCGATGGTGCACAAGAAGGTCGGCCGTCTGGAAATCACCCGGAATGGTGCCACTGAAATCATCACCAAGAACGTCATCGAAACCATCAAGCCCGGCGAGATCGCCGCCAACATGAACCCCGGTGGCGGCGGCTTTGGCAACGCCTTCGAGCGTTCCGTTCACCATGTGGTCGAGGATATCCGCAACGGGTTGGTCAGCATCGAGGGCGCCAAGCTCGATTACGGTGTGATCATCGCGGACCCCGAAACCCTGACCGTTGATGAAGCCGCGACCGCCAAAGCGCGCGCCGCCGCCTGA
- a CDS encoding helix-turn-helix domain-containing protein, which yields MGGIQAFTTAGIAAAERAVQWNNAIAAAYFPLSLRFSNPFEFSGKLDTTSIGRANLSHLVSQPVQYERRGQHIKSADHEDYLITIPLASSVEFRQLGREVSCDPGGFIIERGDEPYRFSYSHPNDLYVLKVCKSDLSERIRQPDQYCARVFDATQGVGALFVSMVKETQFHASSVIGTAGETLSRQLLELLALAIKSEPGAAASTTSSVRAAHLLRIEKIIHQNLKNPDLSPDFISEACGISKRYLHDLFKDLNGTVAQQIREQRLLAAKNLLRERPDLAVADVAYRFGFTDQAQFSRLFKAKFKVTPTDFKRTEPLAKTAPADA from the coding sequence GTGGGAGGGATTCAGGCGTTCACGACGGCCGGTATCGCGGCCGCAGAAAGAGCTGTGCAATGGAACAACGCCATTGCCGCTGCCTATTTTCCGTTGTCCTTGCGATTCTCGAATCCCTTCGAATTTTCTGGCAAATTGGACACCACCTCAATTGGCCGTGCCAATCTATCGCATCTGGTGTCGCAGCCGGTTCAATATGAGCGGCGGGGCCAGCACATAAAGTCGGCGGATCATGAAGACTATTTGATCACAATTCCACTGGCGTCCTCTGTCGAGTTCAGACAACTGGGTCGCGAGGTTTCTTGTGATCCGGGTGGTTTTATAATCGAACGCGGCGATGAGCCTTATCGGTTTTCATACAGCCATCCCAATGATCTGTATGTCCTGAAAGTCTGCAAATCGGATCTTTCGGAACGAATTCGCCAGCCAGATCAATATTGTGCGCGCGTATTCGATGCAACACAGGGCGTCGGTGCCTTGTTTGTTTCCATGGTCAAAGAGACCCAATTTCATGCCTCGTCGGTCATTGGCACTGCGGGGGAAACCCTGTCGCGACAGCTTCTGGAATTGCTTGCACTCGCAATTAAAAGCGAACCCGGAGCAGCCGCATCGACAACCAGTTCCGTGCGCGCCGCGCATTTGCTCAGAATCGAAAAAATAATTCATCAGAACCTTAAAAACCCCGATTTGTCTCCGGACTTTATTTCCGAGGCGTGCGGGATTTCGAAACGGTACCTGCATGATCTGTTCAAAGATCTGAATGGCACGGTCGCCCAACAGATCCGCGAGCAACGGCTTCTCGCGGCAAAGAACCTTCTGCGCGAACGCCCCGACCTCGCGGTCGCCGACGTCGCCTATCGGTTCGGATTTACGGATCAGGCGCAGTTCTCGCGCCTGTTCAAGGCAAAGTTCAAGGTCACGCCGACAGATTTCAAACGGACCGAGCCCTTGGCCAAGACCGCGCCGGCCGACGCCTGA
- a CDS encoding 3-hydroxybutyryl-CoA dehydrogenase — translation MTIHSVGVVGAGQMGNGIAQVFAQAGYDVLLNDINQTSLDDALTRIDRNLERQVAKQALSPDEKSAIMGRVKTTLDLAELGPLDLIVEAASEREDIKNAIFAALAPHLGAHTILTTNTSSISITRLASLTDRPERFMGIHFMNPVPVMKLVELIRGLATNEDTFSQIRQVVDRLGKVPTISEDFPAFIVNRVLVPMINEAAYVLYEGIGSVSSIDSSMKLGANHPMGPLELGDFIGLDTCLAIMNVLHRGLSDSKYRPCPLLVKYVEAGWLGRKSGRGFYDYRSGVPVPTR, via the coding sequence ATGACCATCCACTCTGTCGGTGTCGTCGGCGCGGGGCAAATGGGCAACGGGATCGCGCAGGTCTTTGCCCAGGCCGGATATGACGTGCTGCTGAACGACATCAACCAGACCAGCCTTGACGATGCCCTGACCCGCATCGACCGCAATCTGGAGCGGCAGGTCGCCAAGCAGGCCCTGTCACCCGACGAGAAATCCGCGATCATGGGGCGGGTCAAGACCACCCTTGATCTTGCGGAACTGGGGCCGCTTGATCTGATTGTCGAGGCCGCCTCTGAACGGGAAGACATCAAGAACGCGATTTTTGCGGCCCTCGCCCCCCATCTGGGGGCCCACACGATCCTGACCACCAACACGTCGTCGATTTCGATCACGCGTCTCGCCAGTCTGACAGATCGTCCGGAACGCTTCATGGGCATACATTTCATGAACCCGGTTCCGGTGATGAAACTGGTGGAGCTGATCCGGGGCCTCGCGACAAACGAGGACACCTTTTCGCAGATCCGGCAGGTCGTTGACCGGTTGGGCAAGGTGCCGACCATCTCGGAAGACTTCCCTGCCTTCATCGTGAATCGCGTTCTGGTGCCGATGATCAACGAAGCCGCCTATGTCCTGTATGAGGGCATCGGCAGCGTATCCTCGATTGATAGCTCCATGAAACTGGGCGCAAATCATCCGATGGGGCCGCTGGAACTGGGCGACTTTATCGGGCTTGATACCTGTCTGGCGATCATGAACGTGCTGCATCGCGGGCTGTCGGATTCGAAATACCGCCCCTGCCCGCTTCTGGTCAAATACGTCGAGGCCGGATGGCTTGGGCGCAAATCGGGCCGCGGGTTTTATGACTATCGCAGCGGCGTCCCGGTGCCGACACGGTAA
- the buk gene encoding butyrate kinase → MLSPVPAGVIAVNQALVDFALYTPVYRHASNLGAPLALAIAQDHKVEAFIVDPVSVDELPEVARLSGFPELPRFSFVHALNIRACGRRLAQELGKPLETLNAVVAHMGAGISIAAIRNGRIVDSTNRMENSPFSPERAGGLPIMPLIELCYSGKYSEAELKKKLYGNGGVFAYLGTKDMRQVEAMIAKGDAKAGLVWEAMLYQIRKAIGAMGAVLDFEPDGIILTGGMAQSNKVVGALTAGCAALAPVHVYPGSHESEALASGAARVMAGSEKAMTWPVTLLKNGTA, encoded by the coding sequence ATGCTCAGCCCGGTTCCGGCGGGTGTCATCGCGGTCAATCAGGCTTTGGTCGATTTCGCGCTGTACACGCCAGTCTATCGCCACGCGTCAAACCTTGGCGCACCCTTGGCACTGGCCATTGCGCAAGATCACAAGGTCGAGGCCTTTATTGTTGATCCCGTGTCCGTGGATGAACTGCCCGAGGTTGCGCGCCTGTCTGGGTTCCCGGAACTCCCGCGGTTTTCCTTTGTTCACGCCCTGAACATTCGCGCTTGTGGGCGGCGGCTGGCGCAGGAACTGGGCAAGCCCCTTGAGACCCTGAACGCGGTTGTGGCCCATATGGGCGCGGGCATCTCCATCGCCGCGATCAGGAATGGTCGCATCGTGGACAGCACGAACCGCATGGAAAACTCCCCTTTCTCGCCCGAACGGGCGGGCGGATTGCCGATCATGCCGCTTATCGAGCTGTGTTATTCCGGCAAATACTCGGAAGCGGAGCTGAAGAAAAAGCTCTATGGCAACGGCGGCGTCTTTGCCTATCTGGGGACCAAGGACATGCGCCAGGTCGAGGCGATGATCGCCAAGGGCGATGCCAAGGCGGGCTTGGTCTGGGAGGCCATGCTGTACCAGATCCGAAAAGCGATCGGCGCGATGGGGGCGGTTCTCGACTTTGAGCCGGACGGGATCATCCTGACCGGCGGCATGGCCCAATCGAACAAGGTCGTCGGGGCCTTGACCGCGGGTTGCGCGGCGTTGGCCCCGGTTCACGTCTACCCCGGCAGCCATGAAAGCGAGGCGCTGGCCTCGGGTGCGGCGCGCGTCATGGCGGGTTCTGAAAAGGCCATGACCTGGCCCGTAACACTGCTCAAGAATGGGACCGCATGA
- a CDS encoding ABC transporter ATP-binding protein → MSITLGEGEIVGLIGPNGAGKTTCVNVMTGFQAPTTGTVGLDGEDISSHAPFRIRRQGLARTFQAGRLFTGLDLLDNLAVTGVGLGYSRRASEIEAQRLLKWFGLEGMAGSLAAGLPYTDERRVSIARSLMFEPKYLLLDEPAAGMSAKEADELSKLIKRIASDMGTGVILIEHNVGMVLSTCSNVVVLDGGKVIEEGSRDVILGSHAVREAYLGADQDDMVASHTKGAN, encoded by the coding sequence GTGTCGATCACGCTGGGAGAAGGCGAAATCGTCGGGCTTATCGGCCCAAACGGGGCGGGGAAAACGACGTGCGTCAATGTGATGACCGGGTTCCAGGCGCCGACAACGGGCACGGTTGGTCTGGATGGCGAAGACATCAGCAGCCACGCCCCGTTCCGGATCCGGCGGCAGGGGTTGGCCCGCACCTTTCAGGCCGGCCGTCTGTTCACCGGGCTTGACCTGCTGGACAATCTTGCGGTCACCGGCGTGGGCCTTGGCTATTCGCGCCGTGCCTCGGAAATCGAGGCGCAGCGGCTGCTGAAATGGTTCGGGCTGGAAGGTATGGCCGGCAGCCTCGCCGCGGGTCTGCCCTATACCGATGAGCGCCGTGTCTCGATTGCGCGCTCGTTGATGTTCGAACCGAAATATCTGCTTCTGGACGAACCTGCTGCCGGCATGTCGGCCAAGGAAGCGGATGAACTGTCCAAACTCATCAAACGGATCGCCTCGGACATGGGGACGGGCGTGATCTTGATTGAGCACAACGTTGGGATGGTCCTGTCGACCTGTTCCAATGTCGTTGTCCTCGATGGCGGCAAAGTGATCGAAGAAGGCTCTCGTGATGTCATCCTGGGCAGTCATGCAGTGCGTGAGGCGTATCTCGGAGCCGATCAGGACGACATGGTCGCAAGCCACACCAAAGGGGCGAACTGA
- a CDS encoding hydantoinase/oxoprolinase family protein, which yields MRSKYRLGIDAGGTFTDFILADREGDIRLFKVLSTPNDPTKAIRNGLALIEEETGLAPSEVVSNADLCINGTTVGLNALITHNGAKTGLIATKGHEDSIEIRLGHKEDGYRYDPDYPPATMLVPRHLRKGIRERIISDGSVKTPLNEEDVRAACRYFLKEGVESVAISFVWSVLHTEHEQRAAEIVREMMPDVRLTVGSQLYPQVREYTRTSTAIVNAYLAPILLRYVEAIDAYFRELGSQHPVRYFQSNGGLALGKVVAEQSVYAINSGPASAPQAALDVAEPWGDKNIITCDMGGTSFDITLTRDGLANVNKNIDFLRYRIGIPMIQVETLGAGGGSIGWIDSMGLLQMGPQSAGSEPGPACYGQGGEKPTTTDANLTMGYLSADGLVGGRLPLDVQKARAAIKTHLADPLGISVEKAAYGMFTIVNNNMVNAIRRVSVERGYDPRDFVLMGAGGATGAHITALAREMGISKVLVSKLASGLCAYGQIISDVKYNYMAPAPIRLEGAEAARYLDELFTGLEVRGNEDLSGDGFSEDKISIRRSLDMRYVGQVHECTVEIEPFKVTEARLADIKAAFHARHKELYTYDEPNSAVEVVNVESTIVGLVDKPKKMTIGKGNGAHSALKGTRAMVFDADGSTTDTPVYDGGKMGADDVIHGPAVIEEITTTIVIEPGWTVNLHNTGTYVITADKA from the coding sequence ATGCGTAGCAAATATCGTCTGGGCATTGACGCCGGCGGCACCTTTACCGATTTCATCCTGGCGGACCGAGAGGGGGATATCCGACTGTTCAAGGTCCTCTCGACGCCGAACGATCCGACCAAAGCCATTCGCAACGGCCTTGCGCTGATCGAGGAAGAAACCGGACTTGCACCCTCCGAGGTCGTCTCGAACGCGGATCTGTGTATCAACGGCACGACCGTCGGTCTGAACGCGCTGATCACGCATAATGGCGCAAAGACCGGTCTTATCGCCACGAAAGGCCATGAGGACAGCATCGAAATCCGTCTGGGCCACAAGGAAGACGGCTATCGGTATGACCCCGACTATCCTCCGGCGACCATGCTTGTCCCGCGCCATCTGCGCAAAGGCATTCGCGAGCGAATCATCTCTGACGGGTCGGTCAAGACCCCGCTGAACGAAGAGGATGTGCGCGCGGCCTGCCGGTATTTCCTCAAGGAGGGTGTCGAATCCGTCGCCATTTCCTTTGTCTGGTCGGTGCTGCACACCGAGCATGAACAGCGCGCCGCCGAGATCGTTCGCGAGATGATGCCGGATGTGCGGTTGACGGTGGGCAGCCAGTTGTATCCGCAGGTCCGCGAGTACACCCGCACCTCGACCGCGATCGTGAACGCCTATCTGGCGCCGATCCTGTTGCGCTATGTCGAAGCAATCGACGCCTATTTCCGCGAACTGGGCAGCCAGCATCCGGTGCGCTATTTCCAGTCCAACGGCGGCCTGGCTCTGGGTAAAGTTGTGGCCGAGCAATCGGTCTACGCCATCAACTCCGGTCCCGCCTCGGCACCGCAAGCGGCGCTGGACGTGGCCGAACCCTGGGGTGACAAGAACATCATCACCTGCGACATGGGCGGGACATCGTTCGACATCACCCTGACCCGCGACGGTCTTGCCAATGTGAACAAGAACATCGACTTCTTGCGCTATCGCATCGGCATCCCGATGATTCAGGTGGAAACTCTGGGCGCGGGCGGTGGTTCGATCGGATGGATCGACTCGATGGGCCTGTTGCAGATGGGGCCGCAATCGGCGGGGTCGGAACCGGGCCCGGCCTGCTATGGCCAAGGCGGCGAGAAGCCGACCACCACCGACGCGAACCTGACCATGGGCTATCTGAGCGCCGACGGTCTGGTCGGGGGGCGTTTGCCGCTGGATGTCCAGAAGGCGCGCGCGGCGATCAAGACCCATCTGGCCGATCCCTTGGGGATTTCGGTGGAAAAGGCGGCCTATGGGATGTTCACCATTGTGAACAACAACATGGTCAACGCCATCCGCCGGGTGTCGGTGGAACGCGGCTATGATCCGCGCGACTTCGTTCTGATGGGGGCTGGCGGCGCGACCGGTGCGCATATCACCGCTTTGGCGCGGGAAATGGGCATCTCCAAAGTGCTGGTGTCGAAACTGGCCTCGGGGCTGTGTGCTTACGGCCAGATCATTTCCGACGTGAAATACAACTACATGGCCCCCGCACCGATCCGCCTCGAAGGGGCAGAGGCGGCGCGCTATCTGGATGAGTTGTTCACCGGGCTGGAAGTTCGCGGCAACGAGGATCTGTCCGGCGACGGGTTCAGCGAGGACAAGATCTCGATCCGCCGCAGCCTGGACATGCGCTATGTCGGTCAGGTCCATGAATGCACGGTCGAGATCGAGCCCTTCAAGGTCACCGAAGCCCGGCTTGCCGATATCAAGGCAGCCTTCCACGCGCGCCACAAGGAGCTCTATACCTACGACGAGCCCAACTCGGCGGTCGAGGTCGTGAACGTCGAAAGCACGATTGTCGGCTTGGTGGACAAGCCCAAGAAGATGACCATCGGCAAGGGCAACGGCGCTCATAGCGCGCTCAAAGGCACGCGCGCGATGGTGTTCGATGCGGACGGCTCCACCACGGACACGCCCGTTTATGACGGTGGCAAGATGGGCGCGGATGACGTGATCCACGGACCGGCTGTCATCGAGGAGATCACCACGACCATTGTGATCGAACCGGGCTGGACGGTGAACCTGCACAACACGGGCACCTATGTGATCACGGCAGACAAGGCTTGA
- a CDS encoding LysR family transcriptional regulator, which yields MAIRQNYTPSVQELRALVWCGDLGSVSRAADALNLTQSAVSRSIRSLEEKLGVRLFHRVRKRLSLSDAGRAMVHESRDILGRLDRSATMVMAFGGGGDVLRLAVLPTFATTWLIPKLPEFLTSHPDISLDLASALHPVDFEGSPFDAAVQRAVMAKKDTDVVRLLDETLMIVAAPGLVAPGQALGAEDLAQYPLIQLATRPELWNDWFSQAGIARIDRLQGPRFQHFDMVISAAQAGMGLALLPDIFAQPAIAAGALHRVHALTLQGPTPYALIRPKSREKSKAMDAFAVWLQRAAGQEWGRGPA from the coding sequence ATGGCCATTCGGCAAAACTACACACCCAGCGTTCAGGAACTCCGCGCGCTCGTCTGGTGTGGCGATCTTGGGTCGGTGTCTCGTGCGGCTGATGCGCTCAATTTGACGCAAAGTGCGGTCTCTCGATCCATTCGCTCGCTGGAGGAAAAGCTCGGCGTGCGGCTGTTTCATCGGGTGCGCAAACGGCTCAGCCTGTCCGATGCGGGCCGCGCGATGGTCCATGAATCACGCGATATTCTGGGGCGGCTTGACCGTTCCGCGACCATGGTCATGGCGTTTGGTGGCGGGGGTGACGTCCTGCGATTGGCGGTTTTGCCAACCTTTGCGACCACCTGGTTGATTCCGAAGCTGCCGGAATTTCTGACGTCTCACCCTGACATCTCTCTCGACCTTGCCTCGGCCCTTCACCCGGTGGATTTTGAGGGAAGCCCGTTTGATGCGGCGGTGCAACGGGCGGTGATGGCCAAGAAGGACACAGACGTTGTGCGTCTTCTGGACGAAACACTCATGATCGTTGCCGCGCCAGGCTTGGTTGCACCGGGGCAGGCGCTTGGGGCTGAAGATCTCGCGCAGTATCCGTTGATTCAATTGGCGACACGGCCGGAGCTTTGGAATGACTGGTTTTCCCAGGCGGGCATTGCGCGCATTGATCGGTTGCAAGGCCCCAGATTTCAACATTTCGATATGGTGATTTCGGCGGCGCAGGCCGGCATGGGACTTGCTCTGTTGCCGGATATTTTTGCGCAACCCGCCATTGCCGCGGGCGCCTTGCACCGGGTGCATGCCTTGACGCTGCAGGGGCCGACACCCTACGCCCTGATCCGCCCGAAATCGCGCGAGAAAAGCAAGGCAATGGATGCATTCGCCGTTTGGTTGCAGCGTGCGGCCGGTCAGGAATGGGGCCGTGGCCCGGCGTGA
- a CDS encoding phosphate acyltransferase has translation MIRNFDDLEREMSKRPPLRVVVAGADDSRVLDALSAASQSHQISLAHLIGNAAEIQRLLPTGLAGIARIVDAQDADECAAKAVAIVRDGQADVLVKGSVNSASYLKAVVNKELGLRKSSVLSNLTLAEMPSLDRLLGATDNGIIPLPDLAQKRAILMNSRALFAGLGIATPRVAAIAASEKVSARQPATTDAAALAEESRNGDFGGMCIEGPFGYDVALSRAAAEAKGLHKSQVAGRADLILFPNIEAGNATVKSWKLHGQARTASIVLGASVPVLLNSRSDGVEQRRLGLILAQAVIAGLDSVGPAQ, from the coding sequence ATGATCCGCAATTTTGATGACCTGGAACGTGAGATGTCCAAACGCCCGCCGCTGCGCGTGGTGGTTGCGGGCGCCGATGACAGCCGCGTTCTGGACGCCCTGTCGGCCGCGTCGCAGAGCCATCAGATAAGCCTCGCGCATCTGATTGGAAACGCTGCCGAAATTCAGCGGCTGCTGCCAACCGGTCTGGCCGGGATCGCACGCATCGTGGATGCGCAGGACGCGGATGAATGTGCGGCCAAAGCCGTGGCCATCGTGCGTGACGGACAGGCTGACGTGCTGGTCAAAGGCAGCGTCAACAGTGCGTCTTACCTGAAAGCGGTGGTGAACAAAGAGCTGGGCTTGCGGAAATCGAGCGTCCTGTCGAACCTGACGCTGGCCGAAATGCCATCGCTGGACAGGCTGCTCGGTGCGACGGACAACGGGATCATCCCGCTGCCAGACCTCGCGCAAAAACGCGCGATTCTGATGAACAGCCGGGCGCTTTTTGCGGGTCTCGGGATTGCGACCCCGCGCGTTGCGGCCATCGCGGCATCGGAAAAGGTGTCCGCGCGACAGCCCGCGACAACCGACGCGGCGGCGCTGGCCGAAGAGTCGCGCAACGGTGACTTTGGGGGCATGTGCATCGAGGGGCCCTTTGGCTATGACGTCGCGCTCTCGCGCGCGGCGGCCGAGGCAAAAGGCTTGCACAAATCACAGGTCGCCGGTCGCGCCGATCTGATCCTGTTTCCCAACATCGAAGCCGGAAATGCCACGGTCAAAAGCTGGAAACTGCATGGCCAGGCCCGCACCGCCAGCATTGTTCTGGGGGCGTCGGTTCCGGTGCTGCTGAACTCGCGATCCGACGGGGTTGAGCAACGCAGACTGGGCCTCATTCTGGCGCAGGCGGTGATCGCCGGGCTTGACAGCGTGGGACCGGCACAATGA